From a single Brassica napus cultivar Da-Ae chromosome C9, Da-Ae, whole genome shotgun sequence genomic region:
- the LOC106445172 gene encoding protein SGT1 homolog B-like isoform X1, with the protein MASELAEKAKEAFLEDDFDVAVDLYSRAIDLDPNCAAFFADRAQANIKILNFTEAVADANKAIELEPTLSKAYLRKGTACMKLEEYSTAKAALQKGASIAPIESKFNKLIDECNLHIAEEEKDLAQQMPPTLPSSSTTPPLATAADSPPAAPAKPIFRHEFYQKPEEVVVTVFAKGIPKQNVNVEFGDQILSVVIDVAGEEAYHFQPRLFGKIIPDKCRYEVLSTKVEIRLAKAEIITWASLEYVKGQALLPKPNVASAVSQRPVYPSSKPAKDWDKLEAEVKKQEKDEKLDGDAAMNKFFSDIYQSADEDMRRAMNKSFAESNGTVLSTNWKEVGTKKVESTPPDGMELKKWEY; encoded by the exons ATGGCGAGCGAACTAGCGGAAAAAGCTAAAGAGGCTTTCTTAGAGGACGACTTCGATGTCGCCGTTGACTTATACTCCAGAGCCATTGACTTGGATCCCAATTGCGCCGCCTTCTTCGCCGATCGTGCTCAGGCCAACATCAAAATCCTTAACTTTACCG AAGCTGTTGCAGATGCCAACAAAGCCATTGAGTTGGAGCCTACGTTGTCTAAAGCTTACCTCAGAAAAGG CACTGCTTGTATGAAGCTAGAGGAATACAGTACTGCTAAAGCAGCCCTTCAAAAGGGCGCTTCCATTGCACCAATTGAATCAAAGTTTAACAAGTTGATAGATGAATGCAATCTTCACATTGCAG aagaagagaaagatttGGCTCAACAGATGCCGCCCACCTTGCCTTCAAGCTCTACCACTCCACCACTAGCAACTGCAGCTGATTCTCCTCCTGCAGCACCTGCCAAACCCATTTTCAG ACACGAGTTCTACCAGAAGCCGGAAGAAGTGGTGGTGACAGTTTTCGCTAAAGGGATACCAAAGCAGAACGTGAATGTCGAGTTTGGTGATCAGATT CTGAGTGTTGTGATTGATGTTGCTGGAGAGGAAGCTTATCACTTCCAGCCAAGATTGTTTGGGAAG ATAATACCAGACAAGTGCAGATATGAAGTATTGTCAACCAAAGTTGAGATCCGTCTCGCAAAAGCAGAGATAATCACTTGGGCCTCCCTTGAATATGTCAAAGGGCAAGCTCTTCTGCCTAAACCCAATGTCGCATCAG CGGTTTCGCAGAGGCCGGTGTACCCATCATCTAAGCCGGCGAAAGACTGGGACAAGCTGGAGGCTGAAGTGAAGAAACAG GAGAAGGATGAGAAGCTAGATGGAGATGCAGCTATGAACAAGTTTTTCAGCGATATATACCAGAGTGCTGATGAGGATATGAGGCGAGCCATGAACAAATCATTT GCTGAGTCAAATGGGACAGTGCTGTCTACGAACTGGAAAGAGGTTGGGACTAAGAAAGTGGAGAGCACTCCACCAGATGGTATGGAGCTCAAGAAATGGGAGTATTGA
- the LOC106445172 gene encoding protein SGT1 homolog B-like isoform X2, whose translation MASELAEKAKEAFLEDDFDVAVDLYSRAIDLDPNCAAFFADRAQANIKILNFTEAVADANKAIELEPTLSKAYLRKGTACMKLEEYSTAKAALQKGASIAPIESKFNKLIDECNLHIAEEKDLAQQMPPTLPSSSTTPPLATAADSPPAAPAKPIFRHEFYQKPEEVVVTVFAKGIPKQNVNVEFGDQILSVVIDVAGEEAYHFQPRLFGKIIPDKCRYEVLSTKVEIRLAKAEIITWASLEYVKGQALLPKPNVASAVSQRPVYPSSKPAKDWDKLEAEVKKQEKDEKLDGDAAMNKFFSDIYQSADEDMRRAMNKSFAESNGTVLSTNWKEVGTKKVESTPPDGMELKKWEY comes from the exons ATGGCGAGCGAACTAGCGGAAAAAGCTAAAGAGGCTTTCTTAGAGGACGACTTCGATGTCGCCGTTGACTTATACTCCAGAGCCATTGACTTGGATCCCAATTGCGCCGCCTTCTTCGCCGATCGTGCTCAGGCCAACATCAAAATCCTTAACTTTACCG AAGCTGTTGCAGATGCCAACAAAGCCATTGAGTTGGAGCCTACGTTGTCTAAAGCTTACCTCAGAAAAGG CACTGCTTGTATGAAGCTAGAGGAATACAGTACTGCTAAAGCAGCCCTTCAAAAGGGCGCTTCCATTGCACCAATTGAATCAAAGTTTAACAAGTTGATAGATGAATGCAATCTTCACATTGCAG aagagaaagatttGGCTCAACAGATGCCGCCCACCTTGCCTTCAAGCTCTACCACTCCACCACTAGCAACTGCAGCTGATTCTCCTCCTGCAGCACCTGCCAAACCCATTTTCAG ACACGAGTTCTACCAGAAGCCGGAAGAAGTGGTGGTGACAGTTTTCGCTAAAGGGATACCAAAGCAGAACGTGAATGTCGAGTTTGGTGATCAGATT CTGAGTGTTGTGATTGATGTTGCTGGAGAGGAAGCTTATCACTTCCAGCCAAGATTGTTTGGGAAG ATAATACCAGACAAGTGCAGATATGAAGTATTGTCAACCAAAGTTGAGATCCGTCTCGCAAAAGCAGAGATAATCACTTGGGCCTCCCTTGAATATGTCAAAGGGCAAGCTCTTCTGCCTAAACCCAATGTCGCATCAG CGGTTTCGCAGAGGCCGGTGTACCCATCATCTAAGCCGGCGAAAGACTGGGACAAGCTGGAGGCTGAAGTGAAGAAACAG GAGAAGGATGAGAAGCTAGATGGAGATGCAGCTATGAACAAGTTTTTCAGCGATATATACCAGAGTGCTGATGAGGATATGAGGCGAGCCATGAACAAATCATTT GCTGAGTCAAATGGGACAGTGCTGTCTACGAACTGGAAAGAGGTTGGGACTAAGAAAGTGGAGAGCACTCCACCAGATGGTATGGAGCTCAAGAAATGGGAGTATTGA
- the LOC106445173 gene encoding serine/threonine-protein phosphatase PP1 isozyme 6 yields the protein MDENLLDDIIRRLLETNNGKQVKLLEAEIRQLCSASKEVFLSQPNLLELEAPIKICGDVHGQFPDLLRLFEYGGYPPAANYLFLGDYVDRGKRSIETICLLLAYKLKYKLNFFLLRGNHECASINRVYGFYDECKRRYNVRLWKSFTDCFNCLPVAALIDDKILCMHGGLSPDLKTLDDIRRIPRPVDVPDQGVLCDLLWADPDKEIQGWGENDRGVSYTFGPDKVAEFLQTHDLDLVCRAHQVVEDGYEFFAKRQLVTIFSAPNYCGEFDNAGAMMSVDDSLTCSFQILKSTEKKGRFGYNNNVHRPGTPPHKGGKGG from the exons ATGGACGAGAATTTGCTGGACGATATAATACGGCGGCTGTTGGAGACTAACAACGGGAAGCAGGTGAAGCTACTCGAGGCTGAGATACGCCAGCTCTGCTCTGCTTCCAAAGAGGTTTTTCTCAGCCAGCCTAATCTCCTCGAGCTCGAGGCTCCTATCAAGATTTGCG GTGATGTTCATGGTCAGTTTCCAGACCTCTTGCGGTTGTTTGAGTACGGCGGCTACCCTCCAGCTGCAAATTACTTGTTCCTCGGAGACTACGTTGATCGTGGTAAGCGGAGCATAGAGACCATATGCCTTCTCCTTGCCTACAAGCTCAAATACAAGCTCAACTTCTTTCTCCTCAGAGGCAATCACGAATGCGCTTCTATCAACCGTGTTTACGGCTTCTACGATGAGTGCAAGAGAAGATACAACGTGCGCCTGTGGAAGAGTTTCACCGACTGTTTCAACTGTCTCCCCGTTGCTGCTCTCATCGACGACAAGATCCTCTGTATGCACGGTGGACTTTCTCCTGATCTCAAGACCTTGGATGATATCAGGCGGATTCCTCGTCCTGTTGATGTTCCTGATCAGGGCGTCCTTTGTGATTTGTTATGGGCTGATCCTGACAAAGAAATCCAAGGCTGGGGGGAGAATGACAGAGGTGTGTCTTATACATTTGGTCCCGACAAAGTGGCTGAGTTCCTTCAGACTCATGACCTTGATCTTGTTTGCCGAGCTCATCAG GTTGTAGAAGATGGATATGAGTTCTTTGCAAAGAGACAACTGGTGACAATATTCTCTGCACCCAACTACTGTGGTGAGTTTGACAATGCTGGCGCAATGATGAGTGTTGATGATAGTTTGACATGTTCTTTCCAAATCCTCAAGTCAACTGAGAAGAAAGGAAGATTTGGATACAACAACAACGTTCATAGGCCAGGAACCCCACCTCATAAG GGGGGAAAAGGTGGTTGA